Proteins encoded in a region of the Vicia villosa cultivar HV-30 ecotype Madison, WI linkage group LG5, Vvil1.0, whole genome shotgun sequence genome:
- the LOC131606984 gene encoding uncharacterized protein LOC131606984, with protein sequence MAGGKIGNNPINYILSNVANSWVSLKVHRFSKGLGRQTNNSAEYEGLLLGLKEASDKGYDYVEIRGDSKLVCEQLKGNWKVNNPNLRDLRDKALDLKDNFKSVKVQHVPRGSNREADAQASWGKNLEAGQVQEDYYYY encoded by the exons atggcagggggcaaaataggtaaTAACCCTATAAACTATATACTATCAAATGTAGCTAACTCTTGGGTTTCTCTAAAGGTCCATCGCTTCAGTAAAGGACTGGGCAGGCAAACAAATAATTCTGCTGAGTATGAAGGTTTACTTTTGGGATTGAAAGAAGCCAGTGACAAAGGGTATGATTATGTTGAAATCCGAGGCGATTCTAAGCTTGTTTGCGAACAG CTTAAGGGTAATTGGAAAGTCAACAACCCGAATTTAAGGGACTTGCGTGATAAAGCTTTGGACTTGAAGGATAACTTCAAGTCAGTCAAGGTTCAACATGTTCCTAGG GGTTCAAACAGAGAAGCTGATGCTCAAGCAAGTTGGGGCAAAAATCTTGAAG CTGGCCAAGTTCAAGAAGACTATTACTACTACTGA
- the LOC131606985 gene encoding NEDD8-specific protease 1-like, translating into MSKSKADEKILSYNDVVLRRSDLDILGGPYFLNDRIIEFYLSYLSSSYPSQDILLVPPSIAFWVIQCPFATALKDFLEPLHLSEKELVLFPVNDNEDINTAEGGSHWSLLAYYRNANLFVHHDSCRSLNSEPAKKLYKAVVGYVGLSESGSEARYLECADSPRQVNGYDCGLYVTAIARVICDWHVNGKKTDANDLWFSVVKERVTSSSVDFMRTEILVLIRDLMAKHSGQHAQE; encoded by the coding sequence ATGAGTAAATCAAAAGCAGATGAGAAGATTCTCAGCTACAATGATGTGGTGCTGAGACGATCTGATCTAGACATCCTCGGTGGTCCATATTTTTTGAATGATCGAATTATCGAGTTTTATCTGAGTTATCTTTCGTCATCCTATCCCTCTCAGGATATCTTGTTGGTTCCACCATCCATCGCGTTTTGGGTAATACAATGTCCTTTTGCCACGGCTTTAAAAGATTTCTTAGAGCCTCTTCATTTGTCTGAAAAGGAACTTGTTTTATTTCCTGTCAACGATAATGAAGACATTAACACGGCGGAAGGTGGATCTCATTGGAGCTTACTTGCATACTACCGCAACGCGAATCTATTTGTTCACCATGATAGCTGCAGAAGCTTAAATTCAGAACCTGCTAAGAAACTCTATAAAGCTGTTGTGGGATATGTGGGATTATCTGAATCAGGATCCGAGGCCCGCTATCTGGAATGCGCGGATTCGCCTAGGCAAGTGAATGGTTATGATTGTGGCTTATATGTCACGGCCATAGCAAGAGTGATATGCGACTGGCATGTAAATGGTAAAAAGACTGATGCGAATGATTTGTGGTTCTCTGTCGTGAAGGAACGGGTTACTTCATCTTCTGTTGACTTCATGCGAACTGAGATTCTAGTGTTGATCAGAGATCTAATGGCAAAGCATTCAGGCCAGCATGCTCAAGAATAA